Genomic segment of Euleptes europaea isolate rEulEur1 chromosome 21, rEulEur1.hap1, whole genome shotgun sequence:
cagattttttttttaaaccagttaAACAAAAcgcagtctcccccctcccctttttacaGTTAGAACAAGGATCTTCTGGAATGGATTTCTTTATAGTTAGAAAAAATACACTGTACCGAACAGACATTTATTTCACATGTACAATCAGTTTAAGGaaacatttaaattttaattatagATTCCATCCCCCCATCCCCTAAAATACTGaaacacaattttattttattttttgtgctgCTAAAAGGCCAGTGTTCCCTCTAAGGAAAAATATCGCTACAGTTCTGCTTCTACCCTGTATTAAAACCTAGCCAGGACTGGGCGtttcaggtggtggtgggggggacaaGATCTACTTGAGCAcaattgggaggggccatggctcagtggcagagcatctgcttgatatgcagaagatcccaggttcaatccctggcatctccagttaaagggactgggcaggtgggtgatgtgaataCGCAcctttgtctgagaccctggagagctgctgctggtctgagtagacaatacttactttgatagaccaatggtctggttcagcataaggcagcttcatgtgttcatttgttcatgtgtcaTATACGAAACACTTTTGGCTGAAGAAAGGCTATGTCGGTCAGTTTAACCATCTCTGAAAATATTTTACCGGCACCCAACCAATATGTCGAATCTGTCTATTTAAAGGCCTCTCTTGGATGGGGAAAGACCTGCCTGAGCTTGGAATAACATACTAATTCTCAGGAGAAGCATGATgctttggggactgtaaaaaaacaaaaaacctattGATTTTTAGTTGCTGCCTGTGAGAAAAGAaggtttaaaatttaaattcagTAAGGAAACACTCTCTTACCCGTCCCGCTGAGGAGTTCCAGTTGCCTGGAAAGGCTTATGCATGCATCGCTTTGCTGGATTAGGAACGGTAGGCATAAATCTGTGTGCATCAGTGGAAGGATGCCATCTACCTGCACTGAACTGTTCTGAATGGGATGCGTGGTCAAAAAGCGAGTCCCCTCCGCTATCTTTAGTTGTCAAGGCCTGCGGATTTAAGCCAGCATGGTCAGCAAACAGGATTAAACCAAGTGCTCAGAGGCTCAGATTTAAAGACTTCTAAGAGCAACCCCATTGGCTTGGTCAGGTGTCCCCAATGGTGCCCTCcatcacctttcctggcacccactcaGTATTTTTAAGAAGTGGGTGGGACCAAGTGGGGGTTTTGTACAGCACAACCTCTTGATcgactgtgcagattaaaagacaCCCTGTTCAACGGAACCTCTGCCTGAAACGCCGAAGAGCTACCATGCTGTTATGCATCGCCTCACTTCCCTgccatttggtggctggctctgcctcctgcggcagccattctgaAGCCGCGTTCGCCAGGttgtgtcaggattccaaaggtgcccccaaAGGTTTACCAGGTGAAAATGCAGGTGCTCAAGACAGCCACAAGGGGCCAGCAGCAGACAGCTAGTCACTGTAGGCCACTCAAGAGCCCAGGGCTGCGCACACTCTATGCTTGTTTTGCCACCAATAAGCAAATTCTTGTGAAAAAGCAAGCTtaacataagaagaacataagaaaggccctgctggatcagtcccaggcccatcaagcccagcagtccgttcatacagtggccaacctgatgcctccaggaagtccccaaacaagacagctgcagcagcattgtcttgcctgtgttacaaagcacctaacatattaGGCAcactcctgtgatcctggagaggataggtatgcatcatgactagtattcatttcgactagtagccatggatagccctctcctccatgaacatgtccactcccctcttaaagccttagaacataagagcacaagaaaggctatgctagatcagaccaaggtccatcaggtctagcagtctgttcacccagtgaccaaccaggtgcctctgggaagcccgcaaacaagacaactgcagcagcaatgtcctgtgttccacagcacctgataaaatgggcatgcccctctgatcctggagagtataggcatgcatcatgactagtctccattttggcCCCACAAGGGGTCAGCAGCAGACAGCTGGTCACTATAGGCCACTCGAGAGCCCAGGCTGCCCCACGAAGCATTTGGCCAGGGCTTCAGGTGAGCATTGCAGAATGGATGGAGACACGCCCTGGCAATGCACATAGGAGCTTTTGCCACTGAATCAGGACCCGTTTTCTGAGATTTAGCCTTTGGGTTTGTTTCTGACCTTTCGTGGCCACACTGCTGGCCACCAGTATGAAATGCTAGTTTTTACTGGAATTTCCTTTGCCACAACAGAAGGTGGTGCCTAAATCTGATAGGGTGAACTATGATGGgctttttttgttgggggggggagggccccTGAAAGGTAGatgtaaaaaatatttaaaacaagaaCAATATCCTTGCTATCATTTGGCTCAGCAACATAGGTCTGCATTTGACTAATGGTGGCTAATataaagattttaaataaaataaataaataataaatggggGGGGCATTCTTTACCATTTTGAAGCGATGGTCTACCCTCGATGGAAATGAGCCAGGCAGGGAAGTCTATATTCCTGCTACTCTCTCGCTCTCCCCCACTCCGCCctgtttccaaacacacacacacattcctcctTCTCTTTTGCATTCTGTCCTCGGAGCCATGGCCAAACTGGATCAAGCCACACCCCACAGAGGGCAAGTGAATGTCTAGGGACTTGTGGGCTGCTCActcacttaaaaaacaacaacaacctaggTCCTCCCTTTTGCACTTCTGACAGGCCTCTTCACCCACCGTCACCCTGTCTCTTTTTCGGACAGCAATGACTTTGACTCTAAAGGGGTACGAAACTATTTCTGCTCTGAAGTGCTCTGAATAAACCCCACCGGCGCGAACGGCTACCACAATCCTTGCCTGTGCACTCTTTCAGTAGGGtaagtatatatatgtgtgtgtgtgtgtgcatatatatgcGCGGGCAAAATGacatgaaaataaaacaaccctGATTTTTTGGCGTTAAAATTTGGCACATTTCCTCAGAATAACCTTTTTCTAGGGGATGaaggaagaaacagaaaacaggGACACAGTGGAGAACAAAGCTCATGGAAGCTACATTCTGGGCTAGCCCTGGAAGCACAAGATGAGCCGTCCACTCGTCTGGTTAGCCGGCCTGTGGATAGCTTTCGTTTGCGGCAAAGCACCCGCCCCACTGGCCTAAGCTCGCGAGGTGGGAGTAGCAACCTTCCTGGCACTTAGAGAGAACACTGTGGGCTTTCtgggcttcctccccacccctttgttttgttttatatatttatatatatatatattaaaaaaataccctTGGACAGGTAAAGACGAGAACCAATTCACTGTACAGAGTTTCACTGCACAACTAGCTAAGAGTAAGTTTAACTCAGCACGTTTAACTTGCCACatttgagggaggggagaaagaaatggtACTTCTGAATACATTTGCAACCAACCAGTGGGCCTATGCTGCACCACAGAAGAGGACGCGGCTGGTTTCTCTGGGAGGGGTCAGGGGCGTTCATTCCTGCTTTCGATACGGCCTCCTGGGAGCCTCTGCCCTTTAGTACGCCGGCACCTGGTAGCCTTTCGGACTGGTGTTCAGGGTCTCGGTGAACGGTGGGCTCTGGTAGGTTTCCGTGCTCTCCACGCCGCTCCCTGTGGGGTATCCAGGGTACCCCGCGTTGGGGTCGGTGGGAAACTGATCCGTTGCAAAGAGAGACATGTCAGTCCCCAGGCGGTATCTTTGGAGGGCCTTTATGGTCAGGGCGACCTGGAACAGAACAGGAGAAGGAAACACTGCAGAGGGTTTGCGGCCGCTTGGCTCGAGACGGCTGGTCTGCCAACCAAACCGAGCAGCCCTTTGTTCCTCTCTGTCCAGCTTCTCATCTGTCTGCTGCTACTGTGGCCTTGCAGATAGATCAGTGCCTGAGGAGGACGTGCAGGAAACTGGGGGGTGGGAAATGAGCCCCCCCTCCAGTAAGAGGGTCCCTGTCCTGCACCTCCGCTTTGAAGCTGGGCACCCTCCGTTCACACGCAGagggtttcattttttaaaaaagaaaacgacCCTCAGGTTCCTGCATTTCAAAATCCTCTCCCCTGCCCCTTGAGCAAATATCGGGGTGTTGACAATAAGAGAACTCAGGTTGCAGAGGTCCCATGCACATCGTaaccagcttgattagagcagaggggaaattcttggggggcagaaaattaccgttctgacttgtatctgacaaagggagccttgactcctgaaagctcacactccgggaatcttgttggtctccaaagagctactggactcgaacctacctgttctactgcagaccaacatggctacaacactctgggaaagaaaagcaggttgacttcttttttaaaaagaggggaggCCAAAAGGTTCCTCCAGAGGATGGTCAGTCTGCTTCAGGCTAAAAATGGCAGAAGGGCCAGGTCagtcttagatgagaaattgccattgttgggcttctcgcaggatatgttattagatcttgggaaaactgaagctttcaccaaaattaaaaggcgcattaaagagcttgattgtaacagcactacttttcgtgcttgccgcgtttgttcatcccagttcttcggaatgcCACCAACACGTGgttttgcccgcttatacttattatttgacaactcctcgtctttctagagccttctgtttagctagactgagtgctgacccctctatggttatgcagggcagggttttgaatataccatacccagacaggacctgtccttgctcttctggctgtattgattcattagctcaagCCCTCTTGGAATggcacttttatgaggaacttcaatctcgttatatctctccccttttaacatataaatctaatgcctctgtgtctggcaTAATGtctttttttactaagtgacagggatcccaaggctacattgtcagtggcaagatttgtttcagtccttatatccctcaaacattagatatatgcttctcaagatcaatggatcaaggagcttccaagggagaaaggaaaggaaaggaaaggccagGTCTAGCCTGCCAGCACCAGTCAGTGGTGCGGGTGCAGGTGGGCCTTTGGACCCCCAATCCTGGTGACTGTTGAAGTCAAAGCCCTGGGAAGGGGCTGGGCAACCCACCCCCTCGCCAATCCCATCTTAAAGGGACTGTGGCAGCCACCTTTCAtgattgggaagggggggaagagggacaACTTACCCAGGAGAGgatggagaagaaggagaaggcgaTGGCTGCCCGGGCAGCGTCCCCGGCTTGCGTTGCGCCTTTGCTTGTCGGTGTTTGTTGCCACTGGTTAGCCAGGAAGCAGAAAGCCACGAACCACAAGAAGGACCAGAAACCTGGAAGGCACCAAAGCCCCCTTGTTAGCACCGAGGGAGGGGGTCGCTCATGCAACCGGGCTGACCCTGTCATTTGGGGATTCTGTTCTTGCACACAACACCGCCAACTGCTCTGACACTGCGGGGCTCCTGCATCTGGACAAGCTGCGTGGAAAGGGGGAAATTGGGCAGAGGGCGCTTCCTGTGGTTCTGGGACGCCAAGAGGAAGGAAATGTCACCTGTGGAATTTCctccagctgttaaaggcacCGTGCGTTTCCCCGCACAGAAGgttcccggttcaatccctggcatctccagttaaaggatttcagaCAGGGGGTGTTggcaaagacctttctctgcctaggACCCTGGACAGCTCCATGAGAGCCCCGTATACAAAGCAACTCCAGTTTGTTTGATTTTACGTCCTATATTTATAGTCCGCATTTCTCACTGAGAGTCAGAGCGGATTACACGGAGTTAAGTCGATGCAGTCAATAGGATGTGACATCTAATAAGTAACATACCAGCTCTAGGATTACCAAAACCTGAACACGCGTAGATACAGAACGAAGATACGATGCTAGAAAATGGCATTGCAGCGGGAGAAAATAATGCAGCAACCGTAGCATAATATGTGCAGCTAACAGATCATACATCACAtggatacacatgaagctgccttacactgaatcagacccttggtccatccaagtcagacttgtctactcagaccggcggcagctctccagggtctcaggaagaaaagggtctttcacctcacctacttgcctggtccctttaacgggagatgccactggggattgaacctggggccttctgcatgacaagcagatgctctgccactgagccacggcccctcctgttCAAAGTAGTCCAGTCCCCAGTCCCTTGCCCTGTATGATAACACCTTGAACTGTTCCTGAACTGATGACCTTCTCAGAAACACCCTCCTGACCTACCTGAGAAGCCGAGGTCCACGAGGACGGCCCGCTTCCGGTCCTTCACGCTGCTGATCTGCTGGAAATAGAGGTCCACCACCAGGAAGAGGCAGCAAGCCAAGAAGGCGATGAGTCCAATGGTGACGCCGTAATTGCAGGCCCCTTCGTGACCGTTGTAGACACACTTCAGGATCGGGGACTTCTCGTTGTTGACGTAACCCTCGTTAATGATGGAGCCGAACACAATGATGGAGAAGATCtgc
This window contains:
- the SYNGR3 gene encoding synaptogyrin-3 codes for the protein MVPSTPWAGPSGGAAQRRGGEGGAHPPGLGCSFGGGEGGGEEAARKTPPPAEEAAAAASASAGASGRCPLPTAGGAMEGASFGAGRAGGALDPLEFLRRPQTILRLVSAIFSIIVFGSIINEGYVNNEKSPILKCVYNGHEGACNYGVTIGLIAFLACCLFLVVDLYFQQISSVKDRKRAVLVDLGFSGFWSFLWFVAFCFLANQWQQTPTSKGATQAGDAARAAIAFSFFSILSWVALTIKALQRYRLGTDMSLFATDQFPTDPNAGYPGYPTGSGVESTETYQSPPFTETLNTSPKGYQVPAY